GGGACCTGACATCCGAGAACGCAAGGGGAAGCAATCTCAGCAGCGCCGTGCTAAGCTGCTGTGTCTCTGCCCATTTTTGCTTAGTCTTTAGGAGTGTCATTTCAAACCATTGTTTGCTGGAAATAGTCATTAATCTGCTGATGAGCAATGGCTTAATGAAGCAACCGTGCTTAGAGAAACGGAAAGTCGGTGCACGCACCCGCTGTACCCAGCACAGAGCCGCTCCGAGCCACGCTTAGTTCAGCTGTAAAGAGGCTCCAGAGCAAACTCCCGCTCCTCCCTGTGGCCGAGAGCGGCGGTGCGCAGGGATGCTGCTCTTCCTGCAAGAAAACAGCGCGATTTGCGCTGTGCACCGTCAGCTTCTCGCTCGCCTTTCTCCCGCAGCACAACGGAATGGGCTGAGCAGTGcgctcccagccctgccctgtgGCTGTGTCTGATACCTGTGGGCATGGATTCAGACTCAAGTTTTCTATCCCGTAATTCCGTAATGAGATGAAAACAACTTTCCCATTCACACCGTGAGTGGAGATTTTCCAGAGTCAGCAAACGGGGCTTTGTTTCACATTACATGCAAAGAAAGGTTTTCTTGCTCGCAGTTCTCAAAACGGAGACTGAATGGCCCTCCGCCCTCCTCTGTTAGACCCGACAGTGCCTCATCCCCAAATTTATCACCACGCTGTTACATAAGCTCAGGACATTCAGGTGCAGGCACAAAGGATGACAGCGCCGGAGCGTAACGGAGCACAGAGGATCTCTGCCTTCCCAGCGTCGGCTTTGCGTCCTTTCCTTCAGTTTGGTTTCGTTTTGTTTTCAACTCAGAGTGAATCTGGGCAAAACCGAGCGCTGCTGCAGCGCAGTGAAATGCCTCATGGCAGCCCCAGCACGGTTAGTAATGCCAGGCTTTGGCATCTACCCGCGTGCCTCAACGCCTTAATGGGAGTTATCCAGGATCTTGGAGAGCAAACTTGGAGAGCAAACGTTCTGCACGACACTTGTTTCAAAACGGAGTTAGTTCATCTGAACTTTATGCCAAGGGATTCTCCGCTCCGCTTTCTGATGATGGAAACATATGACATCCCACCCCGTAATTCATTAAGGACAATAAGATGACAAAGCCCGGGGAGGGGTTCTGAGTTGGTCTCGGATGAATGAAAGCAGCCCCTGGAAACGCAGCCCTGCCGCCTTCATCTGACCTAAACCCACAAAATGTTCCTGATTATGTCGTCtcaattctgctttatttttgttttatttctccttgtaGGAAATTAAAAAGGGGCCGCTTGATCCCGCTCCAAGTTCTTGCAATGTGTTGCAATGCTGAGGAAATCAGAGATTACTTGAAATACTTCTTAATAATCTGTCATGTCAGCAGAGATAAAGGTTCACGGCCCGTGAGCTCAGCTGGCTTCTATCAGTGCTGGGAAGGGAGGGACCCCCCAAGCCCCCTCCTAATTACCAACGTGCTTAAGGAGTGGTCCATTTCTCTGGGTAGAGAAGTACAGATGGGTATAGACAGGTATAAATGGGGATCAATGTGCCGagcctgctctgagcagagtAATGAGCATCTTCAGTAACGAGCATCCTCAGTAATGAGCAACCTCAGTGACGAGCACCTTCAGCATTGTGCATCCTCAGTATTGTGCATCCCTAGTAATGTGCATCCCCAGTAATGTGCATCCTCAATACTGTGCATCCTCATGTGGGCTGTGAGGCCAGCAGCAGTCTGTGGCACTGACACACACTGGATACATCAGCAGACGGCTGACATTCAGTGCTCCcgctgccccatccccacctgcACCTCACCCACTCAACACATTCCCTCCTGAAGGCTCACCTGCCTCAGCTGATGCTTTACCAACACTGTCCACAGATTTaacttcctccttttttctcctggcccggggctgcagcccccatcTGCTTTGGGATGTGGGTGCCACTGGAGCACAACAGCACCACAGGGATACTGCAGTGGGAGCGGGACACAGAAACGGGACTGGGATGTATGAGTGGGATCAGGATGCTGGAGCAGGACTGGGGTGCATGAGTGGAATTGGGATGCTGAGGGGGACTGGGAGACACAAGTGAGATTGTGATGCTGGAGTGGGAACAAGATTCTGGGATACAGAAGCAGAACCGGGGTGCAGGAGTGGGATCGAGATGCTGGAGTGGGACTGGAATCTGGAGCGGACCGAAGAACGGATATGGGGATGCAGGAGTGGGGGAGAGGAGCGGGACCTCAGGCTTCTCTGCCCCACCGAGGCTCCGTTTCCgagccgctgccgccgccggaCGCGTAAGGACGGAGCTCTGGCAGCACCCGTAATCGGTGCGGAGAAAAAACCCGACGGAGACAAAACCGGCACTCAGCGCCGACACACGGCGCGGGGACACCGAGGTCCGCCGGGAGAGGCCCCGTCGGGACAGACGGAGCCCGGAGCCAGCATCGGGGCTCACCGGGGAAGCCAAAGAGCGGGGGGTTTCTCCCCACCTTCCCTCTCCCCCAAAACGTCCCCacctcccttttctttcccgTCCTTcgttctttttttatttctttcccttttttgtgCTGGTTCTGGTTAAACGTTATTTGCACTTTTGTTGGGAAAGTGGCCCCTAGTGTGCAATTATGTCAAATTTCTTTGAGTTTTACAATTTAATGGAGAACAGTAACTCTTTTATTGATCCTAGACGGGGCCGGCTCCTCTTCCCCCATCTTTCCCTCGcctctccctttcccctcccaccTCTCCTCCCCCCGTCCCAGTCCTACCAAATGTCACTCAATGTTTCTTACGCTCCCATcagtttccaaaacaaacagtgaGAGCCGCAGCCTCCTCTCGCCTCACTTGGAGCACCTCGCCGTGCCCGCTGCCCCCCGACGGCCGCCGACTGCGGGCCCCCACCGCGCCCGCATGGAGCCGTCGCTCGGACCTCCGCCGCCCGCCTGAGCCCCGCGGCCGCCCGGGGGGAACCCGGCCCgggctgggggggtgggggggtgatGGCGCTCAGCTCCCGGGCTCACGCCTTCTCGGTGGAAGCTCTCGTGGGCCGCTCGGCCAAGAGAAAGGGACCCGACGGCCTCGACGAGGAGAGCGGCgcgggctgcaggcagagccgcAGACCCTCCGAGCCCGGTTGGTAGCGGCGGGGCAGACCGGGGGAGTCCCGGAGAGGTGTCCCGGCAGGCGCCCCAGCACTCCCTCCGCTTTTTCTTCCCCGCAGAAAAGCGGCCCAAGGCCGGCGCCGAGAGCCGGGAGGTGGGGGACGAGGTGCAGGtggagctgcagggctctgagctCTGGAAGAGGTTCCACGAGATCGGCACCGAGATGATCATCACCAAGGCCGGCAGGTAGCAGCCCCGGCCCCCTGGCCTCGTTCCTGCCTTCAGCCCTTCCCGCTCGTTTTCCCATTTGCATCTCACACccattcctttttttgtttcttttctcagctCTCCCTCactgtttttatcttcttctttttatttacttatttttgctacgtttgtgggattttttgttgttgtaatttcattattattattattattattattattattattattattattattattttctccagtATCTGTTTAACCTTTCAACCAATTTTCACCTTTTCACCTCTTTCAAACAACCCTCGCTATGGGCACTCCCTAACTGCTGCCCCGTGCCCCATGCAGGCGGATGTTCCCATCGGTCAGGGTGAAGGTGAAAGGGTTGGAGCCACTGCAGCAGTATTACATCGCCATCGACGTTGTGCCAGTGGACTCCAAACGGTACAGGTATGGTGAGTTCCAATGGTGGCTGCAGAGATGGACCCTTCTGCATGGCCAAATGGCCAACAGCTGCACTGCGGTGTGGTGGgaatggagggatggatggatggatggatggatggatggatggatggatggatggatggatggatggatggatgggtggatgatGAATGGATGGataaatggatggatggatggatggatggatggatggatggatggatggatggatgggtggatgatGGATGAATGGATAAgtagatggatggatggatggatggatggaaggatggatgggtggatgatGGATGAATGGATAaatagatggatggatggatggatggatggatggatggatggatggaaggatggagGTATGAGTGGAcggatgggtgggtgggtggtAGATGGATGGACATACCAATGTATGGATGGATGTAGGAATGGACTGATGGATGGATGTAGGAATGGGCCGAGGGACTGACAtacagatggatggatggaaagaCTGGAAAGACATATGGATAGATGGTTGGACACAGGGGTGGATGGGGAGATGGATTGGTGCATCAGGAGTACAGTGTGTTGATGGTGTCCCACTTGGCACAGGTACGTCTACCACAGCTCACAGTGGATGGTAGCTGGGAACACAGACCACTCCTGCATCACACCACGGCTCTACATCCACCCTGACTCGCCCTGCTCAGGGGAAACATGGATGAGGCAAATCATCAGCTTCGACCGGGTGAAGCTCACCAACAACGAGATGGACGACAAGGGGCACGTAGGTGtggggcagctgtgcagtggGGCTATGGTGGGACTCCAGGCAGCATTTCACCCTGGCCCTCTCTGCCCACACAGATCATCCTGCAGTCCATGCACAAATACAAGCCCCGTGTCCACGTTATTGCCCAGGACTCCCGCTTCGACCTGGCACAGATTCAGTCTCTGCCAGCTGAGGGGGTGCACACCTTCTCCTTCCAGGAGACCGAGTTCACCACGGTGACAGCCTACCAGAACCAGCAGGTACCCACGGGGCTGTGGCCACCCAGCCTCCCGCTCCCCGGTAGTCCCACTGAGATGTTGCTTCCACCCACAGATCACCAAGCTGAAGATCGATAGAAACCCCTTCGCTAAAGGCTTTCGGGACCCTGGCAGGAACAGGTAACAGCTCAATCACCCCCCATTACAGCCTGAGGCCTGGCCCTGGCTCTCAGCCCCATATCACCTGCAGGGGAGTGCTGGATGGGCTCCTGGAGCCCTTCCCATGGCGGCCACCACTCGCTCTGGACTTGAAGGCCTTCAGCGCAGACAGCCAGGGTGAGTCTGGGGATGCGGGGCCGGGTTggagctgtgggcaggaggACGAGGCTGTAGGGCTGGGTGGGGTGATGGGTGTGGGGTTGAGGCTGTGAGAGTGTGGGTGTATgggattctgtggttctataaGATTTTTTGCCACAGGTCCCATTGAATTATTGAATTCAGTGCGAGCGCTCTGGGGGAGGCAGTGATGGACATGGCAGAAGCTGCAGGAAGATTCAGactaacaggaaaaaagaaatatacatatatgtgtaaatatatgcaaatatgcAAGAGGTTATTTTGGAGTGGGGTTGTTGTGTCCTTTGGCCTGCAGTGCCGATGGTTCCCAAACCATTGGAGGATACTGTTTAGAATAAGAATAGCGAGTCACAGAAAGGAGACTTGGGAGAAATTAAGAGGTTTAACAGATTGTAAAGGCAGACTGGCTTcgttcctttttttccttttatttttgttctttttttcccgttttttccttttttccggtcttttaacctttttattttttattatttgcctattatttttttttttaataggaaataaaactgtttctaACATAAAAAGCTTCTCCGGAACCAGCCTGCGACAGGCTGCAATGTGAGAGCAGGGAAAGGGGCAGCAGTGGGGGCTGAGAGAACATGGGCAATTTGTAGTTATCGGCACACAGAAACTGAAAGGTTGGCCTGGTtaggtttattttttaactaattGTCACACAACACCTATTTTTCCTAAGGGCCAATATCTGAGGTGGTCTTAAAGCTCCCTTCTAACCCAAAGCATTCTATGAATCTGGAAAAGATGGAAATAGAACAGAATTCTTATCTCTGCTGATAAGAAAAGTGTATTtcgggggaaggggggaaagaaGTAGCAATCTTGGAGTCTGAAAACCaggagagaaattaaaaatgataagctaaataaaataattggtCATCAGCTGGGATTTTAAAGCCTGATAGGAACGGCAAAAAGAATTTGCTCACTGAGGTGCTCTGTTCTTCCCACTGTTATGCCCAGATTTGTATGGGGGTTGAGTGATgcactgctttgggctgcatcCAGAGAGCTAGTCTGTCAGGATGGGAAAGTGCTAGttcatttctttcctaaaagAGAATGTCAAAATGCTGTGTGCATTTACGGCTTCAGGGGACACCTACGGTATTCGAGGGTATGTCTCAAATTGCATGGGGAGACAAGGAAAATGAGTCAATTCCTGTGAGCTGGAAGGTACAAGAAACTCTCCATTGGGCTGAATGTATCTTTTTGTTCTCACATAGAAGGGGGGAAAGCTGCCTGTGACTTGCACAGAAAACTAGGAACCTGAAATAGTGGTGCTGCTGTCACGGGAGGCAGTTATCACTTGCAcagtgggcacagagctggtgTGGGGCTGTCCCAGGCACACTGATGAGGTTTGAAATATACCACACATGGGTATTTCTTAGACAAGTGGGAGCAGCATTCAGATGACTGATGGATCTCCCTTTTGCCCAGTTGGTGACACTGGGACATACGGCGGCACGGAGCTGCCTGCTGGTGCACCCGCTGACCCACTGCAGACTATTCCTATTCTTCcctccaggcagcagctccagctcttcccCGGTGACCTCCAGTGCTGGGACACCTTCTCCTCTCAACCCACTGCTGTCCCCTCCATGCTCACCTCCCACGTTCCACCTGGCTGTGAGCGGTGCCGGAGCACCGTGCCCTGAGCCCCACCTGCCTGGCCTTGGTGTGCCTCTCTGCTACCGGCTGTGCCCTGCCAACCTCCTCCGCCAGCAGCCCCTCATCCTCCCCAGCCACCAGAAGCCAGGTGGCCCCGGTCCCCCCATCCTGCCCCACTTTGTGGTCGATGTACCCAAGCTTTCCTCCCTCGGCATCGCCAGCCTGAAGAGCGCTAAGTCTGAAGACCTGAGCGGGCCGTGTCTGCAGGTCCCCAACTCCACCAGCCAAATGCTGTATGGATTACACGCATCTGGAAACATTTTCCCATCGAGTCCCATTGCTCGGGAAGCACTTAATTGTTCCTTACATCCTCCATATGGTTTGTACGGCTACAGCTTCTCCATGCCATCTAGACTGACGAGCGCGGCGAGCCATTTTGGAGTGAGTGACAGCCTGCCCGCTGCCTTCAGGGACGGCCGATGCAATCACCCCAGCTGGCACTCAGCAATTAACCACTGCCTTTAGCGGGATGTTGCCATGTTTCCGAGCATCGGTATGTAACGCAGACCTGTTCCCCAGCAGGACACAGGATCTTGTTAATTGCTGAATATGAAACACAGTGCGGTGCAGGAGTGGTCTGGAAGGCCTTTAATTTGGGGGTAAATGTGCAGTATTGTAGGCAGCATGGaggtttctgttttcctgaaacCACCGAGCTTCCCTGCAGTCAGCCCTGAGCCCCGCCAGCTCCTGCTCATCCCTCCTGGAGATTTCCCCTAATTCCAAAGGGACCCTCCAAGTATGTGGgtcagcagaggagctgcacGCAGCCAGGGGCTGGAGCGCACTCCTACATTGACTTGGAGCTGGTCAGCCCCATGCAAGTGCCTTGGTGCCGCGGGACCCACATCGCAGTGCAGACTGAAGCTCTGGCTCTGCATTAAGGACACGGGGACCTGTGCAGGGCTTCCCAGAGCCATCTCCATGCATCCCATCGCCATGTAGTGCTGGGGGTGAGGAGAGCAGGAACTGCAGAGGATGAGGATTGAGCAGAGTTATGGACACCCCTCCCACAgtctcatttgttttattttcacctgTGATAATTGTGTTATTCCTGTAAATAATCTCTGGCTCCGGGGTACAGCGCAGCTCGCTGTAAGTTGGGGCACAGCTTATACTCACTCCCCAAAGCTACTTCTGTTACCTATGACAGATGTGATACAAAGTGCCTGATGGGGACCTGTCATATTTTGGGATTAACTAAAGAGAATTCTGTATCTACAAACATAACAGCAATATATAAGGATTAAAAgtaggtttaaaaataaaagctggtCATgctactttttatttaaatgcacgagatttgttttttccctttgg
This DNA window, taken from Excalfactoria chinensis isolate bCotChi1 chromosome 4, bCotChi1.hap2, whole genome shotgun sequence, encodes the following:
- the TBX22 gene encoding T-box transcription factor TBX22, yielding MALSSRAHAFSVEALVGRSAKRKGPDGLDEESGAGCRQSRRPSEPEKRPKAGAESREVGDEVQVELQGSELWKRFHEIGTEMIITKAGRRMFPSVRVKVKGLEPLQQYYIAIDVVPVDSKRYRYVYHSSQWMVAGNTDHSCITPRLYIHPDSPCSGETWMRQIISFDRVKLTNNEMDDKGHIILQSMHKYKPRVHVIAQDSRFDLAQIQSLPAEGVHTFSFQETEFTTVTAYQNQQITKLKIDRNPFAKGFRDPGRNRGVLDGLLEPFPWRPPLALDLKAFSADSQGSSSSSSPVTSSAGTPSPLNPLLSPPCSPPTFHLAVSGAGAPCPEPHLPGLGVPLCYRLCPANLLRQQPLILPSHQKPGGPGPPILPHFVVDVPKLSSLGIASLKSAKSEDLSGPCLQVPNSTSQMLYGLHASGNIFPSSPIAREALNCSLHPPYGLYGYSFSMPSRLTSAASHFGVSDSLPAAFRDGRCNHPSWHSAINHCL